A genomic window from Actinomycetaceae bacterium MB13-C1-2 includes:
- the mnmA gene encoding tRNA 2-thiouridine(34) synthase MnmA, with translation MRVLAALSGGVDSAVAAALALEAGHDVTAVHMALSQSPQSCRLGARGCCSLEDSEDAARAAEIMGIPFYVWDLSEEFEDRVITDFLSEYRAGHTPNPCVRCNEFVKFRELAERARALGFDAVCTGHYARRIDGLGGPELHRGLDEAKDQSYVLAVMGKDELERVILPLGDAPNKAWVRQQAEIRGLGVSNKPDSYDICFIPDGDTAGFLRSNLGDKPGKIIDTDGEVVGEHRGSYQFTVGQRKGLNLGNPAADGKPRYVLSTDPKTNTVVVGAGTLLSVDRLVGAAPVLYVDPADLTVDYEAQESFGRTMGERGLNQVPSEVLTVQIRAHGVPSVVSDVHLNSGNLTVDLAEPIRGVAAGQSLVLYRGSRVVAESTIEGASRGSRPPEVTVKGHTSAQSR, from the coding sequence ATGAGGGTACTAGCGGCGCTTTCGGGAGGAGTTGACTCTGCGGTTGCGGCCGCCCTCGCTCTCGAAGCAGGACACGATGTGACTGCCGTTCACATGGCGCTGTCCCAGTCACCACAGTCGTGCAGACTTGGTGCGCGCGGTTGCTGTTCGCTTGAGGACTCGGAGGACGCGGCGCGTGCTGCGGAGATAATGGGCATCCCGTTTTACGTGTGGGACTTGTCCGAGGAGTTTGAGGATCGTGTTATCACCGATTTTCTTTCCGAGTATCGCGCCGGACACACCCCTAATCCCTGCGTTCGTTGCAATGAGTTCGTGAAGTTCCGGGAACTGGCTGAGCGTGCCCGGGCACTGGGGTTTGACGCGGTGTGCACCGGGCATTACGCGCGCCGGATTGATGGTTTGGGTGGGCCCGAACTACACCGCGGTTTGGATGAGGCTAAGGATCAGTCCTACGTGCTGGCCGTTATGGGAAAGGACGAACTGGAACGAGTGATTCTGCCGCTCGGGGATGCCCCGAACAAAGCGTGGGTCCGCCAGCAGGCAGAGATACGCGGACTCGGAGTTTCGAACAAGCCGGACTCATACGACATCTGCTTTATTCCCGACGGTGATACGGCGGGGTTCCTACGGAGCAACCTTGGAGACAAGCCTGGAAAGATCATTGATACAGACGGCGAGGTTGTCGGTGAGCACCGGGGTTCCTACCAGTTCACGGTCGGGCAGCGGAAGGGCCTCAACCTTGGGAATCCGGCCGCGGATGGCAAGCCTAGGTACGTTCTTTCGACCGACCCCAAGACCAACACAGTTGTTGTGGGGGCGGGCACACTGCTCAGTGTGGATCGATTGGTCGGAGCTGCCCCGGTCCTATATGTAGATCCTGCCGATCTGACGGTTGATTACGAGGCACAGGAGTCATTTGGTCGAACGATGGGCGAGCGCGGTCTGAATCAGGTTCCCTCTGAGGTGCTGACCGTACAGATTAGGGCTCATGGCGTACCGTCCGTGGTCAGTGACGTTCACCTGAACTCGGGAAATCTCACTGTGGATCTCGCAGAGCCGATTAGGGGAGTGGCGGCGGGGCAGTCCCTTGTCCTCTACCGTGGTTCGCGGGTCGTTGCCGAATCAACAATAGAGGGTGCGTCCCGTGGTTCAAGGCCGCCAGAGGTGACAGTGAAAGGTCACACGTCCGCACAGTCCCGTTAG
- a CDS encoding cysteine desulfurase family protein has protein sequence MPEQPVYLDHAATTPIRECALAAWLDVTRTLADRPGNPNAVHAGGRGAKRMLEDARERLASALGADRAEVIFTSGATESAALGIIGAALGGRDSSIVTDEGVSGRIVVSGIEHPAVAEGGERAEAAGIEWKVLPTTRDGRALLEPGSLGPATTLASLAMVCSETGVIQPVPDLVRLGKQKKFLVHSDATQAVGNLALDFQGLGLDLMTIGGHKFGAPVGTGALLVKRGVKIVTDRPGGGQERTIRSGTQDVAGAVALAVAAEEAVSQIEERSVKHLALREQLAKNLPENVRMTELAESVPSIVHLSMSTRHPEAVLLELDRAGILASAGSACHAGVTRPSQVLLSMGRSEDEALGVLRVSFGRDSSSHDVDALIRALPGAVAAAQKLDALEAEGRVR, from the coding sequence ATGCCCGAGCAGCCCGTCTATTTGGACCACGCCGCGACCACGCCGATTCGAGAGTGCGCGCTCGCGGCGTGGCTCGATGTTACCCGTACCCTTGCGGATCGACCCGGCAACCCGAATGCGGTTCACGCCGGGGGGCGGGGCGCAAAACGGATGCTTGAGGACGCCCGTGAACGGCTCGCATCAGCCCTTGGAGCAGATCGTGCTGAAGTCATCTTTACTTCAGGGGCAACGGAGTCAGCGGCACTGGGCATCATTGGTGCAGCTCTTGGCGGGCGGGATAGTTCGATAGTTACCGATGAGGGGGTTTCCGGGCGAATCGTTGTCTCAGGAATCGAGCACCCGGCGGTTGCCGAGGGCGGGGAAAGAGCCGAGGCCGCGGGTATTGAATGGAAGGTTCTTCCGACGACCCGTGATGGGAGAGCCCTCCTTGAGCCGGGTTCGCTCGGGCCGGCCACGACGCTGGCGAGCCTGGCCATGGTCTGCTCAGAGACCGGCGTCATCCAGCCTGTGCCCGACCTGGTTCGGCTGGGGAAGCAGAAGAAATTTCTTGTTCACTCCGATGCGACTCAGGCAGTGGGTAACCTCGCACTCGATTTTCAAGGTCTGGGTCTTGACCTCATGACGATTGGTGGACACAAGTTTGGTGCGCCGGTTGGAACGGGTGCTCTGCTGGTCAAACGTGGCGTGAAGATCGTGACTGATCGGCCCGGGGGAGGACAGGAGCGGACGATTCGCTCTGGAACTCAGGACGTGGCGGGGGCAGTTGCGCTTGCGGTAGCGGCCGAGGAGGCTGTGTCCCAAATAGAAGAACGCAGTGTCAAGCACCTTGCCCTAAGAGAACAACTGGCTAAGAACCTTCCCGAGAATGTTCGAATGACGGAACTGGCTGAGTCGGTCCCATCCATCGTTCACCTCTCGATGTCGACCAGGCATCCCGAGGCGGTGCTTCTGGAACTTGACCGGGCTGGAATCCTTGCTTCGGCTGGATCAGCCTGCCACGCCGGGGTTACTCGGCCCAGTCAGGTGTTGCTTAGTATGGGGCGATCAGAGGACGAGGCACTCGGAGTTTTGCGGGTATCGTTTGGACGAGATTCCTCCTCCCACGACGTAGATGCGCTGATTCGTGCGCTTCCGGGTGCGGTCGCGGCCGCGCAGAAACTGGATGCTCTAGAAGCGGAAGGCAGGGTGAGATGA
- a CDS encoding electron transfer flavoprotein subunit alpha/FixB family protein, with protein sequence MSNKLTSALLVQVDHEPDGSLAAASGKLLALASTLTDGPVVVLSFVESDVAELAALGADRVFVGRAEGFSPRVPGGVADALASAVTSLGADLGAVLLSSTYLGRGAGAMFAARQGIGAAVDIASVEVEEGILTGRKSALAGTWITTVAADEGTPVLAVRPGVGPQDDAKVMAGGATKAEPLSFELSRGSAAVRVVSSQKQPAGARVPLGDADVAVVAGRGIDGDVSLVEHLADALGAAIGATRVVCDEGWLPRSTQIGQTGVSIAPKLYLGLGVSGAVHHTCGMLASEKIVAVVDDPDAPILEIADFAVVGDLNEVVPQALEALNL encoded by the coding sequence ATGAGCAACAAACTTACTAGCGCACTTCTAGTTCAGGTGGACCACGAACCCGACGGCTCGCTGGCGGCGGCATCTGGGAAGCTCCTGGCTCTCGCCTCGACTCTGACTGACGGACCCGTGGTTGTACTTTCTTTCGTCGAATCTGATGTTGCTGAGCTTGCGGCTCTCGGGGCTGACCGAGTTTTTGTCGGGCGGGCAGAGGGATTTTCTCCGCGCGTTCCCGGTGGAGTCGCTGATGCGCTCGCTTCTGCTGTGACTTCGCTCGGGGCCGACCTGGGGGCGGTCTTGCTTAGCTCGACTTACCTTGGCCGAGGCGCGGGCGCGATGTTCGCCGCCCGCCAGGGGATTGGGGCAGCTGTGGATATCGCTTCGGTCGAGGTGGAGGAGGGAATCCTCACCGGTCGCAAGTCGGCGCTCGCCGGTACGTGGATCACCACAGTTGCCGCCGATGAGGGTACGCCCGTATTGGCGGTCCGCCCCGGAGTTGGCCCACAGGATGACGCAAAGGTCATGGCCGGAGGTGCAACGAAGGCTGAACCACTTTCATTTGAGCTCTCTAGGGGATCTGCCGCGGTCCGCGTTGTCTCGTCCCAGAAGCAGCCAGCGGGCGCTCGCGTTCCTCTCGGAGATGCCGACGTCGCCGTTGTCGCTGGAAGAGGAATCGACGGGGATGTTTCCCTCGTTGAGCACCTGGCTGACGCTCTGGGCGCTGCTATAGGGGCGACCCGGGTGGTCTGTGACGAGGGCTGGCTCCCACGTAGCACTCAGATAGGCCAGACGGGTGTCTCGATCGCCCCGAAGTTGTACCTGGGTCTTGGCGTCTCCGGAGCCGTGCACCACACCTGCGGGATGCTGGCATCGGAAAAGATCGTCGCCGTGGTTGACGATCCCGATGCGCCGATTCTGGAGATTGCGGACTTTGCCGTCGTTGGGGACCTGAACGAGGTGGTGCCGCAGGCCCTTGAGGCACTAAACCTCTAG
- a CDS encoding electron transfer flavoprotein subunit beta/FixA family protein: protein MRIVVCVKQVPDGDSDRRLEDSRVVRGEDDVLNELDEYAVEAAVTLVEDRGGEVIAVTMGPEDAEDAVMRALQMGADQGILVSDELLEGSDAPATAAVLAAVVEMLTKDEPVDMVITGMASLDGMTSMVAPGIAANLDWPLLDLASELQVDDDMVVTAKRSADGWEDELTALVPVVVSVTDQINEPRYPSFKDLRAARSKPLETLGLQDLAGFDHGQQLLPRAREKGLAAVRVIASQPVEREVGVIVTDSGDGGARLADYLRTAGVIDE from the coding sequence ATGAGAATTGTTGTTTGTGTCAAGCAGGTGCCAGACGGAGACTCCGACCGGCGCCTTGAGGACAGTCGAGTTGTTCGCGGCGAAGACGATGTCCTCAACGAACTGGATGAGTACGCGGTGGAGGCCGCTGTAACTCTGGTCGAAGATCGCGGCGGCGAGGTTATTGCCGTGACCATGGGGCCTGAAGACGCAGAGGACGCGGTCATGCGGGCCCTGCAAATGGGTGCAGACCAGGGGATTTTGGTGAGCGATGAACTGTTGGAAGGCAGTGACGCTCCCGCAACAGCAGCCGTTCTTGCCGCAGTAGTTGAGATGCTGACCAAGGATGAACCAGTCGACATGGTGATAACGGGGATGGCAAGCCTGGATGGGATGACATCAATGGTCGCCCCCGGCATTGCTGCGAACCTGGACTGGCCTCTGCTTGATCTTGCATCAGAACTTCAAGTCGATGATGACATGGTGGTTACAGCCAAGCGCAGCGCCGACGGATGGGAAGACGAACTCACGGCCCTGGTCCCAGTGGTTGTTAGTGTCACTGATCAGATCAACGAACCGCGTTACCCGAGCTTCAAAGACCTGCGGGCAGCCCGTTCTAAACCGTTGGAAACGCTGGGTCTTCAGGACCTAGCCGGATTTGACCATGGCCAGCAACTGCTCCCGAGAGCACGGGAAAAGGGCCTCGCGGCAGTTCGTGTCATTGCTTCGCAGCCGGTTGAACGTGAAGTCGGAGTCATTGTGACGGACTCGGGCGACGGCGGAGCACGCCTAGCAGACTATCTACGCACGGCTGGAGTGATTGACGAATGA
- the glgX gene encoding glycogen debranching protein GlgX: protein MYSAKAVLSALYLDHRIERTMPETSLSRPNDAVLQPSSERVHRANPNPSRIGVYQSDGGLDISVVAPHATAVDFCVRVSDGETPREQRWTLDGPVEGIWHGHVDGLGEGTIYGFRAFGPWDPDGGLYYNPAKLLLDPYGRGIEGLPDVTPALYAHHVDHELYPATYPLAQSNLNSALVAPYSVVVGNHFQPPRGPRISVNESVVYELHVKGFTKNLPGVPEALRGTYAGLAHPATIEHLRGLGITTLELLPVHAKMDETFLTDRGLTNYWGYSTLSFFSPEPSYATKRAQDEGAQAVVNEFRGMVELLHKAGFEVILDVVYNHTCEGGDGGPTVSWRGLDSLMYYRRMPDRPRTMTDDTGCGNTVNFSEQRVVQMTLDSLRYWVTEMGVDGFRFDLATTLGRLDTGYTPYHPFLIAAGADPVLRDVKLIAEPWDLGLGGWQTGNYPIPFLDWNDHFRDSVRKFWLTDFQQMSAGRPVSGPTDLATRLSGSTDLYWRDGGRRGPGASVNFVTAHDGFTMADLTMYDHQHNIANLEDNRDGTSNNHSWNHGIEGSSGTSGMNLDIPDAEGLVEDLEYARERSRRNLMTTMLVSAGTPMIVAGDEFSRTQFGNNNAYCQDSPISWVDWELSKGQRHMLETTSYLLSLRRMHPVLRPPVFADGQIADGDVIEDVAWFNRDAAAIPSDGWSDAWNRVFQMRRSGLEYEDRDALVVFNGTMAVAEVNLPENRGQNWALVMDTSWPRPKLGGITSSGSAVDEGEVTRPGESFQMEPQSMSVYLSTPRES, encoded by the coding sequence TTGTATTCGGCGAAGGCTGTGCTTTCTGCCCTCTACCTAGACCATCGGATCGAGCGAACCATGCCTGAGACTTCCCTGAGTCGACCTAACGACGCGGTGCTTCAGCCGTCGTCAGAGCGCGTGCACAGGGCCAATCCCAACCCTTCGCGAATCGGTGTTTACCAGAGCGACGGCGGACTGGATATCTCCGTGGTTGCGCCGCACGCAACAGCGGTGGACTTCTGCGTTCGGGTCAGTGACGGTGAGACACCGCGTGAACAGCGCTGGACCCTGGACGGACCCGTCGAGGGCATCTGGCACGGACACGTCGATGGACTGGGCGAAGGAACCATTTATGGATTCCGCGCATTTGGACCCTGGGATCCTGACGGCGGTCTCTACTACAACCCGGCCAAGCTATTGCTGGACCCATACGGTCGCGGGATTGAGGGCCTACCAGATGTCACCCCTGCGCTCTATGCCCACCACGTTGACCACGAACTCTATCCGGCCACCTACCCCCTCGCCCAGTCCAACTTGAACTCCGCACTGGTCGCGCCCTATTCAGTGGTGGTTGGAAACCACTTCCAGCCCCCCAGAGGACCAAGGATTTCGGTTAACGAATCCGTGGTCTATGAACTCCACGTCAAGGGATTCACCAAGAACCTTCCGGGTGTTCCAGAGGCACTGCGCGGCACCTATGCGGGACTGGCTCACCCGGCTACCATCGAACACCTGCGGGGCCTGGGAATCACCACACTCGAACTTCTCCCTGTTCACGCAAAGATGGACGAAACCTTCCTGACGGACCGTGGACTCACCAACTATTGGGGTTACTCAACGCTGTCGTTCTTCTCGCCTGAACCCTCTTACGCGACAAAAAGAGCCCAGGACGAGGGTGCGCAGGCAGTGGTGAACGAGTTCCGCGGAATGGTAGAACTACTGCACAAGGCTGGTTTCGAGGTAATTCTTGACGTGGTCTACAACCACACTTGCGAGGGCGGGGACGGCGGTCCGACCGTCTCATGGCGTGGGCTTGACTCCCTGATGTACTACCGCAGGATGCCGGATCGACCCCGGACCATGACCGATGACACCGGCTGCGGAAACACCGTGAACTTCTCAGAGCAGCGCGTGGTTCAGATGACCCTCGACTCGCTGCGTTACTGGGTAACCGAGATGGGGGTAGACGGGTTCCGATTCGATCTTGCGACCACTCTGGGGCGCCTCGATACCGGATACACGCCGTACCATCCCTTCCTGATCGCGGCTGGAGCCGACCCCGTCCTACGCGACGTGAAACTGATCGCTGAACCATGGGACCTCGGATTGGGAGGGTGGCAGACCGGAAACTACCCCATCCCGTTCCTGGACTGGAACGACCATTTTCGCGACTCAGTTCGCAAGTTCTGGCTGACCGATTTTCAACAGATGTCTGCGGGGCGTCCGGTCTCTGGTCCAACAGACTTGGCGACGCGACTGTCCGGCTCAACCGACCTCTACTGGCGTGACGGCGGACGCCGGGGTCCAGGTGCCTCGGTCAACTTCGTGACGGCCCACGACGGGTTCACAATGGCCGACCTTACGATGTACGACCACCAGCACAACATCGCCAACCTCGAAGACAACCGGGACGGGACCAGTAACAACCACTCGTGGAACCACGGGATCGAAGGATCGAGTGGAACTAGCGGAATGAACCTCGATATTCCAGACGCCGAGGGCTTGGTAGAGGATCTCGAATACGCCCGCGAGCGATCCCGGCGCAACCTTATGACGACCATGCTGGTCTCTGCTGGCACCCCGATGATTGTCGCGGGCGATGAGTTCAGCCGAACCCAGTTTGGCAACAATAACGCCTACTGCCAGGACTCACCGATCTCCTGGGTCGATTGGGAACTTAGCAAGGGTCAGCGACACATGCTTGAGACCACCTCGTACCTTCTCAGTCTTCGTAGAATGCATCCGGTGTTACGTCCACCGGTATTCGCCGACGGACAGATTGCAGACGGCGATGTGATCGAGGATGTGGCCTGGTTCAACCGTGATGCCGCCGCGATCCCGTCGGACGGTTGGTCAGACGCTTGGAACCGCGTCTTTCAGATGCGCCGCAGCGGACTTGAGTACGAGGACAGGGACGCTCTAGTGGTGTTCAACGGCACGATGGCCGTCGCGGAGGTAAATCTGCCCGAGAACCGAGGTCAGAACTGGGCTCTGGTTATGGACACCTCCTGGCCCAGACCAAAACTTGGCGGCATCACCAGTAGCGGAAGTGCCGTGGACGAGGGCGAGGTAACGCGGCCCGGTGAATCCTTCCAGATGGAGCCACAGTCCATGAGCGTTTATTTGTCTACTCCGCGCGAGAGTTAG
- the trpS gene encoding tryptophan--tRNA ligase, protein MTQDQNAENEVQDVASAAAKTAADKVADSVSTASVRRAIERSREIEEQIDLDPSQFRMLTGARPTGNLHVGHYFGTLMNWVGLQNRGVETWTLIADYQVITDRDGVGPLKERVYGLVTDYLACGIDPEKTTIFTHSAVPALNQLMIPFLSLVTESELNRNPTVKAELEASGGRALSGLLLTYPVHQATDILFCKANIVPVGQDQLPHIELTRQIASRFDRRYGRAEKDAPVFRRPDALLSEAPLILGTDGEKMAKSRGNTIEIGFTADETARVLKKAKTDSERVITYDPAGRPEVSNLLMLAALASDSDPETIAGEIGDGGAGKLKALVTEAVNEALAPVRARRRDLAADATYIHEVLAAGNEKANEEADRTLNEVRQAMQMVY, encoded by the coding sequence ATGACACAGGATCAGAACGCGGAGAACGAAGTACAAGACGTTGCTTCCGCTGCAGCCAAAACCGCTGCGGATAAGGTGGCCGACTCAGTCAGTACGGCTTCCGTACGCCGAGCAATCGAACGATCACGTGAAATCGAGGAACAGATCGATCTAGATCCCTCGCAGTTCCGTATGCTCACTGGTGCCCGACCCACCGGGAATCTGCACGTGGGCCATTACTTTGGAACGCTGATGAATTGGGTTGGCCTGCAGAATCGCGGGGTTGAGACATGGACCCTAATCGCTGACTACCAGGTAATTACCGACCGTGACGGCGTTGGCCCGCTCAAGGAACGCGTCTACGGATTGGTCACCGACTACCTGGCTTGCGGAATCGACCCTGAAAAGACAACAATCTTCACCCACTCAGCAGTTCCCGCTCTAAATCAGCTGATGATCCCGTTCCTCTCACTGGTGACGGAGTCTGAACTGAACCGCAACCCCACGGTAAAGGCGGAGCTTGAGGCCAGCGGTGGCCGGGCTCTTTCGGGCCTGTTGCTCACCTACCCGGTGCACCAGGCGACTGACATTCTCTTCTGCAAGGCCAACATTGTTCCGGTGGGACAAGATCAGCTTCCCCATATCGAGTTGACCAGGCAGATCGCCTCACGCTTCGACCGGCGCTACGGTCGAGCCGAGAAAGATGCTCCGGTGTTCCGTCGCCCCGATGCGCTTTTGTCCGAGGCGCCGCTGATTCTTGGAACTGACGGCGAAAAAATGGCGAAGTCGAGGGGCAATACCATTGAGATCGGTTTCACCGCCGATGAGACTGCACGTGTTCTGAAGAAGGCCAAAACCGACTCCGAGCGGGTAATTACCTATGACCCGGCGGGTCGCCCCGAGGTTTCAAACCTGCTGATGTTGGCCGCTCTCGCATCTGACTCTGACCCCGAGACGATCGCCGGAGAGATCGGCGATGGCGGGGCCGGAAAGCTGAAGGCACTAGTTACCGAAGCAGTGAATGAGGCTCTGGCCCCGGTCCGTGCGCGTCGTCGGGATCTAGCTGCGGACGCCACATACATCCATGAAGTCCTTGCCGCTGGAAATGAGAAGGCGAACGAGGAAGCGGACCGAACCCTAAACGAGGTGCGCCAGGCCATGCAGATGGTTTACTAG
- a CDS encoding aminoglycoside 3'-phosphotransferase: protein MIPSESASHPFPQVPIPAELLAVADGPIELVWLNDAGGYTARVDGVVSLGAGSYYVKWNPRDTGLSLATEAKRMEWLATTDHPTARVVDFRDSAQGELLISEDLGATSAVFPEWVRQPDIALRAIAEGLRRLHRLPPDGCPFSWSAESRLDSITNEETRERLSDVPPIDRLVVCHGDACAPNTLVNRDGSFAATIDLENLGVADRWADLAVTIMSLDWNYPQYDQKVFWETYGVEPDLERMAYYRALWDAE, encoded by the coding sequence ATGATCCCCTCGGAATCCGCGTCCCACCCGTTTCCGCAGGTACCTATACCCGCGGAGCTATTGGCAGTCGCCGATGGTCCGATTGAACTGGTTTGGCTAAATGACGCAGGCGGATACACGGCTCGTGTCGATGGAGTCGTCAGCCTTGGAGCCGGGAGCTACTACGTGAAGTGGAACCCGAGGGATACGGGGCTGTCCCTCGCCACCGAAGCCAAGCGGATGGAGTGGCTTGCGACCACCGACCATCCCACGGCGCGAGTGGTCGACTTTCGCGACTCGGCGCAGGGGGAACTACTAATCTCCGAGGATCTTGGGGCAACTTCCGCGGTGTTTCCAGAGTGGGTGCGCCAGCCAGATATCGCTCTACGAGCAATCGCAGAAGGACTACGCAGGCTCCACCGCCTACCGCCAGACGGTTGCCCCTTTTCGTGGTCCGCAGAAAGCCGTCTGGACTCGATTACCAATGAAGAAACTCGGGAGAGACTCAGCGATGTCCCTCCCATCGATAGGCTGGTGGTCTGCCACGGGGATGCCTGCGCTCCGAACACCCTAGTGAACCGGGACGGAAGTTTCGCGGCGACAATCGACTTGGAAAATCTCGGGGTTGCTGATCGATGGGCCGATCTCGCTGTGACGATAATGTCCCTCGACTGGAACTATCCGCAGTATGACCAGAAGGTGTTCTGGGAAACCTACGGCGTCGAACCCGACTTGGAGCGTATGGCCTACTATCGAGCCCTCTGGGATGCGGAATAA
- a CDS encoding RNA methyltransferase translates to MPSFLDISSASNPRIKEIRALLRGRKSGRENSMFAGEGLQLLTRALASDMTVDYVVFSEESADLLPKDLADLLDASQVRCFRVPEALFEKVSRRDMRSGAAFVATAQRRSLGDLPRDIPVVVLDRVSNPRNAGAIARTCEAAGLGGLVLTGSHVDPYSYESLRASMGSVFGVPIVSCTEEEMLGWVSSTQRVLVGTSGGAEENLWSAVLPSSSVLMFGNEGEGLSDHLISACEKLVKIPFNMAVDSLNLGAAVAVVAFEYRRRNPL, encoded by the coding sequence GTGCCTTCTTTTCTTGATATTTCGTCCGCTTCGAACCCGAGGATCAAAGAGATTCGCGCACTTTTACGCGGACGCAAATCGGGCCGGGAAAATTCCATGTTCGCCGGGGAGGGTCTTCAGCTATTGACCCGCGCGTTGGCCTCAGACATGACGGTTGATTACGTTGTATTCTCCGAGGAGAGCGCCGACCTGTTGCCGAAGGATCTTGCTGACTTATTGGATGCCTCCCAGGTGCGATGCTTTCGGGTTCCCGAAGCCTTGTTTGAAAAAGTTTCGCGTCGAGATATGCGATCAGGTGCGGCGTTTGTCGCAACTGCGCAGAGGCGTTCTCTCGGTGACCTGCCTAGGGACATCCCGGTTGTTGTCCTCGACCGTGTTAGCAACCCTAGAAATGCTGGGGCGATTGCGCGAACTTGCGAGGCGGCCGGACTCGGCGGTTTGGTTCTGACTGGAAGCCACGTTGATCCCTACAGTTATGAGTCTCTACGTGCCTCAATGGGATCAGTCTTCGGGGTACCGATCGTGAGTTGTACTGAAGAAGAAATGCTCGGTTGGGTCTCCTCAACCCAGCGAGTTTTGGTCGGAACTTCGGGCGGTGCGGAAGAGAATTTGTGGAGCGCGGTTCTTCCCAGCTCTTCTGTCCTAATGTTTGGAAACGAGGGTGAGGGACTCAGTGACCATCTCATTTCCGCCTGCGAGAAGCTGGTGAAGATCCCGTTCAATATGGCGGTCGACTCGCTGAATCTCGGCGCGGCGGTGGCGGTTGTGGCCTTCGAGTACCGCAGAAGAAACCCCCTGTAG
- a CDS encoding ABC transporter substrate-binding protein gives MKHMTMKRVAALGAVATLGLAAGCSSGTTGTESESNGAESGTTDEGNSTDDGSLDLSGQTLNVVASWSGDEQANFEAVLAKFADDTGATVNYTSFGDNGPTYIQGQLEGGTPPNVAMIPQPALLESLAKNGDIKPVSAETKSEVEKNYGQSWVDLGSVDGELYGVWFKAANKSTVWYNKDIYDGAGASVPTDWDSFLEQLQVVTDSGYSGISVGADVGWPLTDWFENVYLRTAGGEKYDQLTNHEIPWTDASVAEALEVMATLWSSDVLQPGGAQRTFPESVTEVFGADPQAGTVYEGDFVAGNISDDGNSTVGENALFYDFPAINGSDPAVVGGGDVAIQFVDDEATNALMAYLASPAAAEVWVPKGGLTSPNKAVDTSLYPDDIARQIAEALTSAETFRFDMSDLTPSAFGGTPGQGFWQEMISFYENPSDIQGTMDRLEAAAKAAYAE, from the coding sequence ATGAAGCACATGACCATGAAACGTGTTGCCGCACTCGGTGCGGTAGCAACGCTCGGACTAGCCGCAGGATGCTCCAGCGGCACCACTGGGACCGAGTCTGAATCCAACGGCGCGGAATCGGGAACCACTGACGAAGGGAACTCAACGGATGACGGCTCCCTCGACCTTTCGGGGCAGACGCTCAATGTCGTTGCGTCCTGGTCCGGTGATGAACAAGCAAACTTCGAAGCCGTCTTGGCAAAGTTTGCTGATGACACCGGCGCGACTGTCAACTACACCAGCTTTGGTGACAACGGCCCGACCTACATCCAAGGACAGCTGGAGGGCGGAACGCCACCTAACGTCGCGATGATTCCCCAACCTGCCCTGCTTGAGTCCCTGGCTAAGAACGGGGATATCAAGCCGGTCAGCGCCGAGACCAAATCCGAGGTAGAGAAGAACTACGGTCAAAGTTGGGTTGATTTAGGCTCCGTTGACGGAGAACTCTACGGTGTCTGGTTCAAGGCGGCCAACAAGTCAACCGTCTGGTACAACAAGGACATTTACGACGGTGCTGGCGCGAGCGTTCCCACCGATTGGGATTCGTTCCTTGAGCAACTTCAAGTCGTCACCGACTCGGGCTACAGCGGGATCTCAGTCGGCGCGGACGTGGGGTGGCCGCTCACCGACTGGTTCGAGAATGTCTATCTTCGTACCGCAGGCGGTGAGAAGTACGACCAGTTAACGAACCACGAGATTCCTTGGACTGACGCCTCAGTCGCCGAGGCCCTGGAGGTTATGGCGACCCTCTGGAGCTCCGATGTGCTACAGCCCGGCGGCGCACAGCGCACTTTCCCTGAGTCCGTTACCGAGGTCTTCGGAGCTGATCCACAGGCAGGAACGGTGTACGAGGGCGACTTCGTCGCAGGCAATATCTCCGACGACGGCAACTCAACGGTCGGTGAAAACGCACTGTTCTACGACTTCCCAGCAATCAACGGCTCCGATCCGGCCGTCGTTGGTGGAGGTGACGTCGCGATCCAGTTCGTCGATGACGAGGCAACAAACGCGCTTATGGCCTATCTCGCCTCGCCAGCTGCCGCGGAGGTCTGGGTCCCTAAGGGTGGATTGACTTCGCCAAACAAGGCAGTTGACACCTCGCTGTACCCGGATGACATCGCCCGCCAGATAGCGGAGGCACTGACGAGCGCAGAGACTTTCCGCTTCGATATGTCTGACCTGACACCCTCAGCCTTCGGTGGAACCCCCGGCCAGGGATTCTGGCAGGAAATGATCTCGTTCTACGAGAACCCTTCTGATATCCAGGGAACCATGGACCGACTTGAGGCGGCAGCCAAGGCGGCCTACGCAGAGTAG